One window of Herpetosiphon gulosus genomic DNA carries:
- the rpoD gene encoding RNA polymerase sigma factor RpoD: MIDKLLELAAKNQNRIKREDILSVLPEPETNIEALESLYEQIEEAGIEVVDADEAPNVADLDLDLDLDSDHDLDGALPDLSDIALDDPVRMYLQEIGQVPLLTAAEEVDLAKKMEVAHAANDTLLQDDGMLEHGDRISLKRHIDTGRAARQHLIQANLRLVVSIAKKYTSYGLTMMDLVQEGNIGLMRAVEKFDYTKGHKFSTYATWWIRQAITRAIADQSRTIRLPVHMGEAISQVKRTSHKLQQTMQREPTPEEIAEAMGITASKVRRTLEASMHPLSLEMPVGQEGEGRMGDFIEDDRVSTPVDAAAMTMLREQIEEVLQKLPERERKIIQLRYGLKDGRYRTLEEVGLEFGITRERIRQIEAVALRKLRHPHLGKKLRGYLD; this comes from the coding sequence ATGATTGACAAGCTACTGGAGCTTGCGGCAAAAAATCAAAACCGCATCAAACGCGAAGACATTCTCAGCGTGTTGCCAGAGCCAGAAACGAATATCGAAGCCCTCGAAAGCCTCTACGAACAAATCGAAGAAGCGGGGATCGAGGTTGTTGATGCAGATGAAGCGCCCAACGTTGCCGACCTTGATCTCGATTTAGATCTTGATAGCGATCACGACCTTGACGGAGCCTTGCCTGATCTTTCGGATATTGCGCTTGATGACCCAGTGCGCATGTACTTGCAAGAAATTGGTCAAGTACCCTTGCTGACTGCGGCGGAAGAAGTCGATCTCGCCAAGAAGATGGAAGTGGCTCACGCCGCCAACGATACTTTGCTGCAAGATGACGGCATGCTGGAACATGGCGATCGAATTTCGTTAAAACGCCATATTGATACTGGTCGAGCAGCCCGCCAACATTTAATTCAGGCCAACTTGCGTTTGGTGGTTTCGATTGCCAAAAAATATACCTCGTATGGCTTGACCATGATGGATTTGGTACAAGAGGGCAATATTGGCTTGATGCGGGCCGTTGAGAAATTCGATTACACCAAAGGCCATAAGTTCTCAACCTACGCGACTTGGTGGATTCGCCAAGCAATTACGCGGGCAATCGCCGATCAAAGCCGCACCATCCGCTTGCCTGTGCATATGGGCGAGGCGATTAGCCAAGTCAAGCGAACATCGCATAAGTTGCAACAAACCATGCAGCGCGAACCAACGCCCGAAGAAATTGCCGAAGCCATGGGCATTACCGCCTCGAAAGTGCGCCGCACCTTGGAAGCCTCGATGCACCCACTTTCGCTAGAAATGCCAGTTGGCCAAGAAGGCGAAGGTCGCATGGGCGATTTCATCGAGGATGATCGGGTTTCAACCCCAGTTGATGCTGCCGCCATGACCATGTTGCGCGAACAAATTGAAGAAGTTTTGCAAAAATTGCCTGAGCGCGAACGCAAAATAATTCAATTGCGCTATGGCCTCAAAGATGGCCGCTACCGCACCCTCGAAGAAGTTGGACTCGAATTTGGCATTACCCGCGAACGGATTCGCCAAATCGAAGCGGTGGCCTTGCGTAAACTACGTCACCCTCACCTTGGCAAGAAATTACGTGGCTATCTTGATTAA
- a CDS encoding ATP-binding protein has translation MAHATRIGLVTSGSLLEGLTARLDERYEIERLRVGQFMVVQGRHNRFFSMLTDVQLAATSLSILADPPDDEHPLLREILAGRNTYGTFKLTPQLMLPEDSLETPRPVKTIPAHFAPIYEASEDDFGLVFGAEGDGKFQMGTPLDMDVPVCIDLARFVERSNGVFGKSGTGKSFLTRLLLCGVIKHNAASNLIFDMHSEYGWSGTTEDKIQEVKGLSQLFPGQVYIYSLDPESSRRRGVKYDGEITIGLNEIRVDDILLLQDALNLNPTAAESAFICAQRFGDDWIQKLRELDTEQLKEFVESTGANMSSMSALSRKLAQLEQLKFVTRKSSQSSIRQIIDALLAGKNVVVEFGQYRSELAYMLVSNILTRLIYDEWVRRTETFLATKKSSDKPPQLMITIEEAHNFLTPSLAKQTIFGKIARELRKYSVTLLVVDQRPSSIDNEVMSQLGSRITALLNDDRDIDAVFMGVGGSKGLKTVLASLDSRQQAMMLGHAVPMPVVMRTRAYDKAFYEAMMQGNRRGPSSRPRTPELIDQEADELF, from the coding sequence ATGGCACATGCAACACGGATTGGGCTAGTAACCAGTGGCTCGTTATTGGAAGGCTTAACTGCCCGTTTAGATGAACGCTACGAGATTGAGCGTTTGCGCGTTGGTCAATTTATGGTGGTACAAGGCCGCCATAATCGCTTTTTTTCAATGTTGACTGATGTGCAATTGGCTGCAACTAGCCTTTCGATTTTGGCTGATCCGCCGGATGATGAGCACCCGTTGTTGCGTGAGATTTTGGCTGGACGTAATACCTATGGCACATTTAAATTAACTCCCCAATTGATGTTGCCCGAAGATTCACTCGAAACGCCCCGTCCAGTCAAGACTATTCCGGCCCATTTTGCGCCAATTTATGAGGCCAGCGAAGATGATTTTGGCTTGGTTTTTGGGGCTGAGGGCGATGGTAAGTTTCAAATGGGCACGCCGCTTGATATGGATGTGCCTGTTTGTATTGATTTGGCGCGTTTTGTTGAGCGCTCGAATGGCGTGTTTGGCAAGTCAGGTACAGGTAAATCATTCTTAACGCGTTTATTATTATGTGGCGTGATTAAACATAATGCTGCTAGCAATTTGATTTTTGATATGCACTCCGAATATGGCTGGAGCGGCACAACCGAGGATAAGATTCAAGAAGTTAAAGGCTTATCGCAGCTTTTTCCTGGTCAAGTTTATATTTACAGCCTCGATCCTGAATCGTCGCGGCGGCGCGGGGTAAAATACGATGGTGAGATTACGATCGGCCTGAATGAAATTCGAGTTGATGATATTTTGTTATTGCAAGACGCACTTAATCTTAATCCCACTGCGGCAGAATCGGCCTTTATTTGTGCCCAACGTTTTGGCGATGATTGGATTCAAAAGCTGCGTGAATTAGATACCGAACAATTGAAAGAATTTGTTGAATCAACTGGCGCGAATATGTCGTCGATGTCGGCACTTTCGCGCAAATTAGCCCAGCTTGAGCAGCTCAAATTTGTCACCCGCAAATCTAGCCAATCATCAATTCGCCAAATTATTGATGCCTTGTTAGCGGGCAAAAATGTGGTGGTGGAGTTTGGTCAATACCGTAGTGAATTGGCCTATATGCTGGTTTCAAATATTCTGACGCGCCTGATTTATGATGAGTGGGTGCGGCGTACCGAAACCTTCCTTGCCACAAAAAAATCCAGCGATAAACCACCACAACTGATGATTACAATCGAAGAAGCGCATAATTTTCTTACGCCCAGCCTTGCTAAGCAGACGATTTTCGGCAAAATTGCCCGTGAATTGCGCAAATATTCGGTGACGTTGCTGGTAGTTGATCAACGGCCATCATCGATTGATAACGAAGTAATGAGCCAGCTTGGCTCGCGGATTACCGCCTTGCTCAACGATGATCGTGATATTGATGCGGTATTTATGGGCGTTGGTGGCTCGAAAGGCTTGAAAACCGTGTTGGCCTCGCTTGATTCGCGCCAGCAAGCCATGATGTTGGGTCATGCTGTGCCGATGCCAGTGGTGATGCGCACCCGCGCCTATGATAAAGCTTTTTATGAAGCGATGATGCAGGGGAATCGACGTGGGCCAAGCTCACGACCGCGCACCCCCGAACTGATCGATCAAGAAGCTGACGAATTATTTTAA
- a CDS encoding ABC transporter ATP-binding protein, whose product MQAHAGQSLIQLQQVTKRFGDRDVVRDVSWNIQPGEIFGIVGPSGCGKTTTVRLMTGVYIPTSGSVSVLGKNPATFKARDREQLGYMPQLFVLYPNLNVVENMRFAASMYGVSLTKRRKRIDELLNFVELDQARRTLAGNISGGMQRRLQLAAALVHEPELLFVDEPTAGIDPVLRGRFWDQFQELKAMGKSLVVTTQYVNEVAYCDRVAVMRDGQLLLVDTPDGLRRRALGSDVLTIRVDADDLRSAVRILSRHQLVLGIERPHNAPLGSMMVYVDDASTALPELLAALATDPTIDTRQVGEYNPPFDDIFITLMERLEQPEPKEQSNG is encoded by the coding sequence ATGCAAGCACATGCCGGTCAATCGTTGATTCAACTTCAACAGGTGACAAAGCGTTTTGGCGATCGCGACGTGGTGCGCGATGTTTCATGGAATATTCAGCCTGGCGAGATTTTTGGGATCGTCGGGCCGTCAGGTTGTGGCAAAACCACCACAGTCCGCTTGATGACGGGCGTGTATATCCCAACATCTGGCTCGGTCAGCGTATTGGGCAAAAATCCAGCCACCTTCAAGGCCCGCGATCGTGAGCAATTGGGCTATATGCCGCAACTCTTCGTGCTGTACCCCAATCTGAATGTGGTTGAAAATATGCGCTTTGCCGCCTCGATGTATGGCGTTTCGCTGACTAAACGCCGCAAACGAATTGATGAATTATTGAACTTTGTTGAGCTTGATCAGGCTCGCCGCACCTTGGCTGGCAATATTTCTGGTGGCATGCAACGGCGTTTACAATTAGCCGCCGCCTTGGTGCACGAGCCAGAATTATTATTTGTTGATGAGCCAACCGCTGGCATTGACCCAGTGCTGCGTGGCCGCTTCTGGGATCAATTTCAAGAACTCAAGGCCATGGGCAAATCACTGGTCGTCACCACTCAATATGTCAACGAAGTTGCCTATTGTGATCGGGTGGCAGTGATGCGCGATGGTCAATTATTGCTGGTCGATACGCCCGATGGCTTGCGCCGCCGCGCCTTAGGTAGCGATGTGCTAACAATTCGGGTTGATGCTGACGATCTGCGCAGTGCTGTGCGAATTTTGAGCCGCCATCAGTTGGTTTTGGGGATTGAACGCCCACACAATGCACCGCTGGGCAGCATGATGGTCTATGTTGATGATGCCAGCACGGCATTGCCTGAATTACTCGCCGCTCTCGCCACCGATCCAACCATCGACACCCGCCAAGTTGGCGAATATAACCCACCATTCGACGATATTTTCATCACGTTGATGGAGCGGCTTGAGCAACCAGAACCCAAGGAGCAGAGCAATGGTTAA
- a CDS encoding ABC transporter permease, with protein MVKDLVRIFAFCAKELNAVRRQPLLLVGLIIGPFLILSLFGVGYQGEQPKLRTGIVVPPGHRDDPQVTELLKRISNTFVIDAERHIYESEEPAVAALNNDELDLVEIFPLEMTTVYSTGKAVDIRFIYSEVDPLLRSWIEYLSYTQINELNKGMLFSVVGQSQQQIGTLRDYVSDARQQISQLREQLNSNKRDEARQTIKTLRESGALQLIALSMTQNGASETSSSTQSLSSFQASLDSLDRDLAAGGTLEQQDQKLAELDTRLGELDQQADRVQAIDPAVVVSPLRSVANNLAPIESLGDITKDPATAYVRFYTPAVLALLLQHMMVTLAGLSLVRELQQGSLEMFRVSPLSAFQTLIGKYASYTILAAVIVSVLVSLMVFGLGVPFYTGQLLNFALLTFMLTIASLGIGFLISSVVSTDSQAVQFSMLVLLMSVFFSGFFISLKSFLPFVQNIARGLPVTHGIANYQQIMLLNRAPAASTYIWLGGIALVSFLLSWLIFGRQFQRK; from the coding sequence ATGGTTAAAGATTTAGTGCGCATCTTTGCGTTCTGTGCCAAAGAATTAAATGCAGTACGACGACAACCCTTGCTTTTGGTTGGCTTGATCATCGGGCCATTTCTGATTCTCTCCTTGTTTGGGGTCGGTTATCAAGGCGAACAACCTAAATTACGTACAGGCATCGTCGTGCCACCAGGCCATCGCGACGATCCGCAAGTAACTGAATTGCTCAAGCGCATCAGCAATACCTTTGTAATTGATGCGGAGCGGCATATTTATGAAAGTGAGGAGCCAGCGGTCGCCGCGCTCAACAACGACGAGCTAGATTTGGTCGAAATTTTCCCGTTGGAGATGACCACGGTCTACTCCACGGGCAAGGCGGTTGATATTCGTTTTATCTATAGCGAAGTTGACCCATTGCTACGCTCGTGGATCGAATATCTCTCGTACACCCAAATTAACGAATTGAACAAAGGCATGTTGTTTAGCGTGGTAGGTCAGAGCCAGCAGCAAATTGGCACATTGCGCGATTATGTTAGCGACGCTCGCCAGCAAATTAGCCAATTGCGCGAACAACTCAATAGCAACAAACGCGACGAAGCTCGCCAAACTATCAAAACATTACGCGAATCGGGAGCCTTGCAATTAATTGCCTTATCAATGACCCAAAATGGAGCCAGCGAAACCAGCAGCTCAACCCAAAGCCTTAGCTCATTCCAAGCCTCGCTTGATAGTCTTGATCGCGATTTGGCCGCAGGCGGAACCTTGGAGCAACAAGATCAAAAATTAGCTGAACTTGATACGCGGCTCGGCGAGCTTGATCAACAGGCTGATCGAGTACAGGCGATCGATCCAGCGGTGGTAGTTTCGCCGTTGCGCTCGGTTGCCAACAATCTTGCGCCAATCGAAAGCCTTGGCGATATTACCAAAGATCCAGCGACGGCCTATGTGCGTTTTTATACCCCAGCAGTTTTGGCACTCTTGCTGCAACATATGATGGTGACCTTAGCAGGCTTGTCGCTGGTACGTGAGTTGCAACAAGGCTCGCTTGAGATGTTTCGGGTTTCGCCGCTCTCAGCCTTCCAAACCTTGATTGGCAAATATGCCAGCTACACGATTTTGGCGGCAGTGATTGTCAGTGTGTTGGTCTCGTTAATGGTGTTTGGGTTAGGCGTGCCCTTCTACACTGGCCAATTGCTCAATTTTGCCTTATTGACATTTATGCTGACGATCGCCTCGCTGGGGATTGGCTTTTTGATCTCGTCGGTAGTTAGCACTGATAGCCAAGCAGTCCAATTCTCGATGTTGGTATTGCTCATGTCGGTGTTCTTCAGCGGCTTCTTCATCTCGTTAAAATCGTTTTTGCCGTTTGTGCAGAATATTGCCCGAGGATTGCCCGTAACCCATGGCATCGCCAATTATCAACAAATTATGTTGCTCAACCGTGCGCCAGCAGCTAGCACCTATATCTGGCTTGGTGGAATAGCCTTGGTATCCTTTTTGCTTAGTTGGTTGATATTCGGTCGTCAATTTCAACGCAAATAG
- a CDS encoding YtxH domain-containing protein — translation MFRHFFKTIWMAAKYFLLGLATAALTAPQTGAESRQLLKKRILGLFDQTLPTTPSSNDHTEDGAASLDKQEYWQNGAEKYSVL, via the coding sequence ATGTTTAGACATTTCTTCAAAACGATCTGGATGGCTGCCAAATATTTCCTTTTGGGGCTAGCAACCGCCGCCCTAACTGCGCCACAAACTGGCGCAGAAAGCCGTCAACTCTTGAAAAAACGCATCTTAGGTTTGTTTGATCAAACACTGCCAACCACACCCAGCAGCAACGATCATACAGAAGATGGTGCAGCATCGCTCGATAAGCAAGAATATTGGCAAAATGGTGCTGAAAAATATAGCGTGTTGTAG
- a CDS encoding rhomboid family intramembrane serine protease, producing the protein MFPLGDDNSKLQRRGYVTYGLIALNVLVFLYEFSLGSESQALQDFIMTWGAVPERIAAGDGLITLLTSMFLHGGWAHLIGNMLFLFVFGDNVEDAFGHAKYLAFYLITGLIATAAHILLNLNSASAGIPSVGASGAISGVLGAYIVMFRSNSVKVLLGRFVQTVPAWMMIGLWAVQQFVATFATITTTSQTSGGVAYAAHAGGFIAGVVIGFVLSRIQPAPQLAQRRKA; encoded by the coding sequence ATGTTTCCACTAGGCGACGATAACTCCAAATTACAGCGGCGCGGCTATGTAACCTATGGCCTGATTGCGCTCAACGTGCTGGTATTCCTGTATGAATTTTCGTTGGGCAGCGAAAGCCAAGCCTTGCAAGATTTTATTATGACCTGGGGCGCAGTGCCCGAACGAATCGCTGCTGGCGATGGCTTGATCACCTTATTGACTTCGATGTTTTTGCACGGTGGTTGGGCACACTTAATTGGTAATATGCTGTTTCTGTTTGTTTTTGGCGATAATGTTGAAGATGCCTTTGGCCATGCCAAATACTTAGCTTTTTATCTGATTACTGGATTAATTGCCACGGCGGCACACATTCTGCTTAATCTCAATTCAGCAAGCGCTGGAATTCCCAGCGTCGGTGCATCAGGGGCGATTTCGGGCGTACTCGGAGCCTATATCGTGATGTTTCGTAGCAATTCAGTCAAAGTCTTGCTCGGGCGTTTCGTTCAAACGGTTCCAGCTTGGATGATGATTGGTTTGTGGGCAGTGCAGCAATTTGTTGCAACCTTTGCCACAATCACCACAACCAGCCAAACCAGCGGCGGTGTTGCCTATGCTGCTCACGCTGGTGGATTCATCGCTGGAGTTGTGATTGGCTTTGTGCTAAGCCGCATTCAACCAGCTCCGCAATTAGCCCAGCGCCGTAAAGCCTAA
- a CDS encoding TetR/AcrR family transcriptional regulator → MKSAPSEGSDEPTVYQSLLHRQRPGGRSAKVHAAVLQATGELLFEQGYAQLRIADVAQRAGVHETSIYRRWKTKAMLVADTVLALFDQHVPNPDTGSFREDVLSFLPSLVRYLQSPEGEALGRACVDVSNLVEAAEARQAVWGIWVDQFAVLVERAIVRGELPATINAQIFLEMLIGPFFLRLLVTGEPLHEAMAVQVIDLLLQH, encoded by the coding sequence ATGAAATCTGCGCCATCTGAGGGGTCTGATGAGCCGACTGTTTATCAATCGTTGTTGCATCGCCAACGTCCAGGCGGGCGCAGTGCCAAGGTGCATGCGGCGGTGTTGCAAGCCACAGGCGAATTATTGTTCGAGCAAGGCTATGCGCAATTGCGCATCGCTGATGTAGCTCAACGCGCAGGCGTGCATGAAACCTCAATTTATCGACGCTGGAAAACCAAGGCCATGTTAGTGGCAGATACCGTGCTGGCTTTGTTCGATCAGCATGTGCCAAATCCTGATACTGGCTCGTTTCGCGAGGATGTGTTGAGCTTTTTACCCAGTTTGGTGCGCTATTTACAATCGCCAGAGGGCGAAGCGCTGGGTCGGGCTTGTGTTGATGTTTCTAATCTGGTCGAAGCGGCTGAGGCGCGTCAAGCGGTGTGGGGCATTTGGGTCGATCAATTTGCAGTGTTGGTTGAGCGAGCGATCGTTCGCGGCGAATTGCCAGCAACAATCAATGCCCAAATTTTTCTAGAGATGTTGATTGGGCCATTTTTTCTACGCTTGCTGGTAACGGGCGAACCATTGCACGAAGCGATGGCGGTGCAAGTGATTGATCTGCTCTTACAGCATTAA
- a CDS encoding alpha/beta hydrolase, which yields MDEYTISVQGTVGLEAIRVLQRSTGAEQFIAWHGITAVNRFWLWDALWPHGEVQLVGLPGHGAVPNQPNQQWSRWTQEHLIETGIASLKKLNNGKPATIIGHSTGGLIALGIAHRAPELVKRLIVLSPVVWSELTGIVSLWQRFVGQPSLLKAIIHSSLGLGRCSHWAFSKSLVAFIKDRQGFYSNPKVVKTIRDGYEQMQQTPIAGIAGITTVLKQADIRPLIMAKPTTVPTLIVHGQHDPIVPFKQSQWLKLNIPHADLVAIPHVGHLPYAEQENYVNKEVVNWLEKTS from the coding sequence ATGGATGAATACACGATCAGCGTTCAGGGTACGGTTGGCCTAGAGGCGATTCGGGTTTTGCAACGCAGCACTGGCGCTGAACAATTTATCGCATGGCATGGCATCACTGCCGTTAATCGGTTTTGGTTGTGGGATGCACTTTGGCCCCATGGAGAGGTGCAATTGGTCGGTTTACCTGGCCATGGAGCCGTGCCCAACCAACCCAACCAGCAATGGAGCCGCTGGACCCAAGAACATCTGATTGAAACTGGAATCGCCAGCCTCAAAAAGCTCAATAACGGCAAACCTGCGACGATCATCGGCCACTCCACTGGCGGCTTAATCGCCTTGGGAATTGCCCACCGAGCGCCAGAGTTAGTCAAACGCCTGATCGTGCTTTCGCCAGTTGTTTGGTCGGAATTAACTGGGATTGTGAGTTTATGGCAACGGTTTGTCGGCCAGCCCAGCTTGCTCAAAGCGATTATTCATAGCTCGCTGGGCTTAGGCCGCTGTAGCCATTGGGCTTTTTCCAAATCACTGGTGGCCTTCATCAAAGATCGCCAAGGCTTTTATAGTAATCCCAAAGTGGTGAAAACAATTCGCGATGGCTACGAGCAAATGCAACAAACCCCGATTGCTGGCATTGCAGGCATCACCACCGTGCTTAAACAGGCCGATATTCGTCCGTTGATTATGGCCAAACCAACCACGGTTCCAACATTAATTGTGCATGGCCAGCACGATCCAATTGTGCCATTTAAACAGTCCCAATGGCTTAAACTCAATATTCCCCACGCTGATTTGGTGGCGATTCCTCATGTTGGTCATTTACCGTATGCCGAACAAGAGAATTATGTCAACAAAGAGGTCGTTAATTGGCTTGAAAAAACTAGCTAG
- a CDS encoding class I SAM-dependent methyltransferase, producing the protein MKRFLASLRPLIQQLPYRFPRAYDLLVHHGIFRWLGMTGSEQTALVAKALQHEGWAIEAPIGTGRLTIDLYAQRPNLQVVGIDLAMPMLQAAQAELANKGIINVHLICADMTALPFHADQFIQIVTLNGLQVVPHAETLIDELLRVAEDGCAIAGTATVDIGLEPRGGVQRWLVRSGMINKLNPEQLHEIISLTWSKLSANRRGAVYNFLRPRLDRATGEPIDIK; encoded by the coding sequence GTGAAGCGCTTTTTGGCTAGCCTGCGCCCCTTGATTCAGCAATTGCCCTATCGATTTCCGCGTGCCTATGATCTGCTGGTGCATCATGGGATTTTTCGCTGGCTGGGCATGACTGGCTCAGAACAAACTGCATTGGTCGCCAAAGCCTTGCAACATGAAGGTTGGGCCATCGAAGCGCCAATCGGCACAGGTCGGTTGACCATCGATTTATATGCCCAACGCCCCAATTTACAGGTGGTTGGCATCGATTTGGCAATGCCAATGCTCCAAGCGGCCCAAGCTGAACTAGCTAACAAAGGCATTATCAATGTGCATTTAATTTGTGCTGATATGACTGCCTTACCTTTTCATGCTGATCAATTCATCCAAATTGTGACATTAAATGGCTTGCAGGTCGTGCCGCATGCTGAAACATTAATTGATGAATTATTGCGCGTTGCTGAAGATGGTTGCGCCATTGCTGGCACTGCCACGGTTGATATTGGGCTAGAACCACGGGGCGGCGTACAGCGCTGGCTCGTCCGCAGCGGCATGATCAACAAACTGAACCCTGAGCAATTACATGAAATTATTAGCCTGACCTGGAGCAAGCTGAGCGCCAATCGGCGTGGCGCGGTCTACAATTTTCTACGTCCTCGGCTTGATCGCGCTACCGGCGAGCCAATCGATATTAAATAA
- the gatC gene encoding Asp-tRNA(Asn)/Glu-tRNA(Gln) amidotransferase subunit GatC, with the protein MSLTPEQVRQVAHLARLKLDEDEMERMRLQLSSILDHIEMLQAIDVTDVPITAQVTDLTNVSRVDAVTSSLPVDAALANAPDRQGDYFRVKAVFEE; encoded by the coding sequence ATGTCGTTAACTCCTGAACAAGTGCGCCAAGTGGCTCACTTAGCTCGTTTAAAATTGGATGAGGATGAGATGGAACGCATGCGTTTGCAGCTTTCCTCGATTCTTGATCATATTGAGATGTTGCAAGCAATTGATGTGACCGATGTGCCCATTACCGCGCAAGTGACCGATTTGACCAATGTCTCGCGGGTTGATGCAGTCACATCGAGTTTGCCAGTTGATGCAGCACTGGCCAACGCGCCCGATCGTCAAGGCGATTATTTCCGTGTGAAAGCCGTGTTTGAGGAATAA
- a CDS encoding LysE family translocator, whose amino-acid sequence MFDAQLIGYTLAVALLTITPGADTLLVMRNVLARGRKAGILATLGVSSGLFIHALLSSLGLSLILTRSALAFSVVKWAGALYLCYLGLQSLRSAFKPNQPTSELSSTTEPSLNPWHAYREGLITNVLNPKVALFYLAFLPQFIRSNDPVLLRSLLLTSIHFVLGIVWLGLITLSLDKMRSWMLKPRVRAWIEGSTGLILFGFGIRLALSKR is encoded by the coding sequence ATGTTTGATGCTCAGTTAATTGGTTACACGCTCGCCGTCGCCTTATTAACCATCACGCCTGGGGCTGATACGCTGTTGGTTATGCGCAATGTTTTAGCACGTGGCCGCAAAGCTGGGATTCTGGCGACGCTCGGCGTTAGCTCAGGCCTGTTCATCCATGCACTGCTCTCAAGCCTCGGCTTATCGTTGATTTTGACTCGCTCAGCGCTGGCATTTAGTGTGGTCAAATGGGCGGGAGCACTCTACTTATGTTATCTTGGCTTACAATCGCTGCGTAGCGCCTTCAAACCCAATCAACCAACCAGCGAATTGTCAAGCACTACTGAGCCAAGCCTCAACCCATGGCATGCCTACCGCGAAGGCTTGATTACCAACGTCTTGAACCCCAAAGTTGCCCTGTTTTATTTGGCCTTCCTACCCCAATTCATTCGCTCGAATGATCCAGTGCTATTACGCTCATTGCTGTTAACTTCAATTCATTTTGTGCTTGGCATCGTTTGGCTAGGCCTGATTACCCTAAGTTTGGATAAAATGCGCAGTTGGATGCTCAAGCCACGGGTACGGGCTTGGATCGAAGGCAGTACGGGGCTAATTCTATTTGGCTTTGGCATCCGCTTGGCACTATCCAAACGTTAA
- a CDS encoding SDR family NAD(P)-dependent oxidoreductase: MQKIALITGASGGIGQAITQGLAEHGWQTVLIAREPTKLNQTVQVLQNQGHRSIGFSADVRDSEAVQRVLTTVMDEVGTPSAVINLAGVLGPFGQFHDLDLAQLRAMCDTIWWGTLNLCHAVIPAMIERGGGSIINIAGYGAVEASPRLAAYGAIKAAIVRLSETLAMELKRQKIRVNCIGPGLVATKLSTELESTPEAQRFADGMVKMAQTKGVSGQEAAKLVRWLLAEDNPLTGRLITVHDDYEQLSSQLVEINHSSRYTLRRIND, from the coding sequence ATGCAAAAGATCGCTTTGATCACTGGGGCAAGCGGTGGAATTGGTCAAGCTATCACGCAAGGGCTCGCAGAACATGGCTGGCAGACGGTTTTGATAGCCCGCGAGCCAACCAAACTCAATCAAACAGTCCAAGTCTTGCAGAACCAAGGCCATCGCAGTATTGGTTTTAGTGCTGATGTCCGCGACTCCGAAGCAGTTCAACGGGTACTTACCACCGTCATGGATGAGGTAGGAACACCAAGTGCCGTGATCAATCTTGCGGGAGTGCTTGGGCCATTTGGCCAATTTCACGATCTCGATCTGGCTCAACTGCGGGCAATGTGCGATACGATCTGGTGGGGGACACTCAATCTCTGTCATGCGGTTATTCCAGCAATGATCGAGCGCGGTGGCGGCTCCATTATTAATATTGCTGGCTATGGCGCAGTTGAAGCATCGCCACGACTGGCAGCGTATGGGGCAATCAAGGCCGCAATTGTGCGCTTGAGCGAAACGCTGGCGATGGAATTGAAGCGCCAAAAGATTCGGGTTAATTGTATTGGGCCAGGCCTTGTTGCAACCAAACTGAGCACCGAGCTTGAGAGCACGCCCGAGGCCCAACGCTTTGCTGATGGGATGGTCAAAATGGCCCAAACCAAAGGGGTTTCTGGGCAGGAGGCCGCTAAATTAGTGCGCTGGCTGCTTGCTGAGGATAATCCACTCACTGGACGGTTGATTACAGTCCACGATGACTATGAGCAATTAAGTTCGCAACTGGTGGAAATCAATCATAGCAGTCGTTATACTTTACGCCGTATTAATGATTAA